The Leptospira yasudae genome contains a region encoding:
- a CDS encoding CopG family transcriptional regulator, whose amino-acid sequence MPQVSLYLDQDTLKKIETAAKKEKISISQWVRVKIQSSLDKKWPEDYFNLFGSLKDDSFSEPKKLKFTDDTKREEL is encoded by the coding sequence ATGCCTCAAGTCTCATTATATCTCGATCAAGATACGTTAAAAAAGATCGAAACTGCTGCTAAGAAAGAAAAGATTTCCATTTCACAATGGGTTAGAGTAAAAATACAAAGTTCCCTAGATAAGAAATGGCCTGAAGATTATTTTAATCTTTTTGGTTCGCTTAAAGATGACTCGTTTTCCGAGCCTAAAAAATTAAAATTCACTGATGATACGAAAAGAGAGGAATTGTGA
- the vapC gene encoding type II toxin-antitoxin system tRNA(fMet)-specific endonuclease VapC has product MNYFLDTNICIYFLKGKSENIEKNIRKLNPNRIKIPSVVKAELLLGAFKSNDKKKNREVVLSFLDPFEIIGFNDIESEIYAEVRSDLEIQGIPIGPNDLLIASVVLSSNGILITNNEKEFKRIPNLKVENWV; this is encoded by the coding sequence GTGAATTACTTTCTCGATACGAATATCTGTATTTATTTTTTGAAAGGTAAAAGTGAAAATATAGAAAAGAATATTAGAAAGCTAAATCCGAACCGCATTAAAATACCTTCGGTTGTTAAAGCCGAATTGCTTTTAGGTGCATTTAAAAGTAACGATAAAAAAAAGAATAGGGAAGTTGTATTAAGTTTTTTGGATCCATTCGAAATTATCGGATTTAATGATATAGAATCAGAAATTTATGCTGAGGTCCGTAGTGATTTAGAAATTCAAGGGATTCCTATTGGCCCAAATGATTTGCTAATTGCTTCAGTTGTTCTAAGCTCAAATGGAATTTTAATTACTAATAATGAAAAAGAGTTCAAAAGGATTCCAAATTTAAAAGTAGAAAATTGGGTTTAA